One Streptomyces sp. NBC_01237 genomic region harbors:
- a CDS encoding TerD family protein: MTVNMTKGQAISLQKSDGGTLTAVRMGLGWQAAPRRGLFGSRTREIDLDASAVLFADKQPIDVVFFRHLVSDDGSVKHTGDNLVGGAGSGGDDEAILVDLQRVPVHIDQIVFTVNSFTGQTFQEVQNAFCRIVDETNGQELARYTLDGGGQYTAQIMAKVHRAGSGWQMTALGNPANGRTFQDLMPSILPHL, encoded by the coding sequence GTGACGGTCAACATGACCAAGGGTCAGGCCATCAGCCTGCAGAAGAGCGACGGGGGGACCCTGACCGCGGTACGGATGGGGCTCGGCTGGCAGGCGGCTCCGCGTCGCGGACTGTTCGGCTCGCGTACCCGGGAGATCGACCTGGATGCCTCGGCCGTGCTGTTCGCCGACAAGCAGCCCATTGACGTCGTGTTCTTCCGGCACCTCGTCAGCGACGACGGCTCGGTCAAGCACACCGGCGACAACCTGGTCGGCGGCGCCGGTTCGGGCGGCGACGACGAGGCGATCCTCGTCGACCTCCAGCGCGTCCCGGTCCACATCGACCAGATCGTCTTCACGGTGAACTCCTTCACCGGGCAGACGTTCCAGGAGGTGCAGAACGCCTTCTGCCGCATCGTCGACGAGACCAACGGCCAGGAGCTCGCCCGGTACACACTCGACGGTGGCGGCCAGTACACCGCCCAGATCATGGCGAAGGTGCACCGTGCGGGGAGCGGCTGGCAGATGACGGCCCTGGGCAACCCGGCCAACGGCCGCACCTTCCAGGACCTGATGCCCTCGATCCTGCCGCACCTGTAG
- the uvrB gene encoding excinuclease ABC subunit UvrB yields the protein MRPVSKIERSVAPFEVVSSYQPSGDQPAAIAELERRIRADEKDVVLLGATGTGKSATTAWMIEKLQRPTLVMAPNKTLAAQLANEFRELLPNNAVEYFVSYYDYYQPEAYVPQSDTYIEKDSSINEEVERLRHSATNSLLTRRDVVVVASVSCIYGLGTPQEYVDRMVQLKVGEEVDRDQLLRRFVEMQYSRNDLAFTRGTFRVRGDTIEIFPVYEELAVRIEMFGDEIEALSTLHPLTGEVISEDQSLHVFPASHYVAGPERMEKAVGGIEAELEQRLAELEKQGKMLEAQRLRMRTTYDIEMLRQIGTCSGVENYSMHFDDRAPGTAPNTLLDYFPEDFLLVLDESHVTVPQIGAMYEGDASRKRTLVDHGFRLPSAMDNRPLKWEEFLKRIDQTVYLSATPGKYELSRGDGFVEQIIRPTGLIDPEVVVKPTEGQIDDLVHEIRKRTERDERVLVTTLTKKMSEDLTDYFLELGIQVRYLHSDVDTLRRIELLRELRSGEYDVLVGINLLREGLDLPEVSLVAILDADKQGFLRSGTSLIQTIGRAARNVSGQVHMYADKITPAMAQAIDETNRRREKQIAYNTERGIDPQPLRKKINDIVATIAREEVDTEQLLGSGYRQTKGAKAPVPALGAKAAKGGAPGRAKSNGAVVSDRPATELAGIIEEMTDRMRAAAADLQFEVAARLRDEVGELKKELRQMKEAGLA from the coding sequence ATGCGGCCCGTTTCGAAGATCGAACGTTCGGTGGCGCCTTTCGAGGTCGTCAGCTCCTACCAGCCCAGTGGCGACCAGCCGGCGGCCATCGCCGAGCTGGAGCGGCGTATCCGCGCGGACGAGAAGGACGTGGTCCTGCTCGGCGCGACCGGCACCGGCAAGTCGGCGACCACCGCGTGGATGATCGAGAAGCTCCAGCGCCCCACCCTGGTGATGGCACCGAACAAGACCCTCGCCGCCCAGCTGGCCAACGAGTTCCGCGAGCTCCTGCCCAACAACGCCGTCGAGTACTTCGTCTCGTACTACGACTACTACCAGCCCGAGGCGTACGTACCGCAGTCGGACACCTACATCGAGAAGGACTCCTCGATCAACGAGGAGGTCGAGCGGCTGCGCCACTCCGCGACGAATTCGCTGCTCACCCGGCGTGACGTCGTCGTGGTCGCCTCCGTCTCCTGCATCTACGGCCTCGGTACGCCCCAGGAGTACGTGGACCGGATGGTCCAGCTCAAGGTCGGCGAGGAGGTCGACCGCGACCAGCTGCTGCGCCGGTTCGTCGAGATGCAGTACAGCCGTAACGACCTGGCGTTCACCCGCGGCACCTTCCGGGTGCGCGGCGACACCATCGAGATCTTCCCGGTCTACGAGGAGCTCGCCGTCCGCATCGAGATGTTCGGCGACGAGATCGAGGCCCTCTCCACCCTCCACCCGCTCACCGGCGAGGTCATCAGCGAGGACCAGTCGCTCCACGTCTTCCCCGCCAGCCACTACGTCGCGGGACCCGAGCGCATGGAGAAGGCGGTCGGCGGCATCGAGGCGGAGCTGGAACAGCGCCTTGCCGAGCTGGAGAAGCAGGGCAAGATGCTGGAGGCCCAGCGGCTGCGCATGCGCACGACGTACGACATCGAGATGCTCCGCCAGATCGGCACCTGTTCGGGCGTCGAGAACTACTCGATGCACTTCGACGACCGTGCCCCCGGCACCGCCCCCAACACCCTCCTCGACTACTTCCCCGAGGACTTCCTCCTCGTCCTCGACGAGTCGCACGTCACGGTGCCGCAGATCGGCGCGATGTACGAAGGGGACGCCTCCCGCAAACGGACTCTCGTCGACCACGGGTTCCGGCTGCCCTCGGCCATGGACAACCGCCCGCTGAAGTGGGAGGAGTTCCTGAAGCGCATCGACCAGACCGTCTATCTCTCCGCCACCCCCGGGAAGTACGAGCTCTCGCGCGGCGACGGCTTCGTGGAGCAGATCATCCGCCCCACCGGCCTCATCGACCCCGAGGTCGTCGTCAAGCCCACCGAGGGCCAGATCGACGACCTGGTGCACGAGATCCGCAAGCGCACCGAGCGGGACGAGCGGGTCCTGGTGACCACCCTCACCAAGAAGATGTCCGAGGACCTCACGGACTACTTCCTGGAGCTGGGCATCCAGGTCCGCTATCTGCACAGTGACGTCGACACGCTGCGCCGTATCGAGCTCCTGCGTGAACTGCGCTCCGGTGAGTACGACGTCCTGGTGGGGATCAACCTCCTGCGCGAGGGGCTCGACCTGCCCGAGGTCTCCCTGGTGGCCATTCTCGACGCGGACAAGCAGGGGTTCCTGCGCTCCGGCACCTCGCTCATCCAGACCATCGGACGTGCGGCTCGTAACGTGTCCGGCCAGGTCCATATGTACGCGGACAAGATCACCCCGGCGATGGCGCAGGCCATCGACGAGACCAACCGCCGCCGCGAGAAGCAGATCGCGTACAACACCGAGCGCGGCATCGATCCGCAGCCGCTGCGCAAGAAGATCAACGACATCGTCGCGACCATCGCCCGCGAGGAGGTCGACACCGAGCAGCTCCTCGGCAGCGGCTACCGCCAGACGAAGGGCGCCAAGGCCCCGGTTCCGGCGCTCGGCGCGAAGGCGGCCAAGGGCGGCGCCCCGGGCAGGGCCAAGTCGAACGGTGCGGTGGTCAGCGACCGGCCCGCCACCGAACTGGCCGGGATCATCGAGGAGATGACCGACCGGATGCGGGCGGCCGCCGCTGACCTGCAATTCGAGGTCGCCGCCCGGCTGCGCGACGAGGTGGGCGAGTTGAAGAAGGAACTGCGCCAGATGAAGGAGGCGGGCCTCGCCTGA
- a CDS encoding MHYT domain-containing protein, producing MQGTVDGFTYGLVTPVVAFAMACLGAALGLRCTTRSLRTERSFKAGWLGLGATSIGSGIWTMHFVAMMGFTVEGAPIAYDKALTFASLAVAIVMVGIGIFIVGYRGATRMALITGGTITGLGVASMHYLGMAGMQLRGQFTYDTVTVSLSVVIAVVAATASLWAAVSVHGFAASLGASLVMGVAVSGMHYTGMAALDVHLHADAGSGAPAGETPATLIVPMLIGPACFLLLAGVVVMFDPLVVMGEPDRHDPRGGRGARDGARPRTMPVQRQRATHETPARRDTRPPRHR from the coding sequence ATGCAGGGCACAGTGGACGGATTCACCTACGGCCTCGTGACTCCGGTCGTGGCCTTTGCCATGGCCTGTCTCGGTGCCGCGCTGGGACTGCGCTGCACGACCCGGTCACTGCGCACGGAACGCTCCTTCAAGGCCGGCTGGCTGGGGCTGGGCGCCACCTCCATCGGCTCCGGTATCTGGACCATGCATTTCGTCGCCATGATGGGCTTCACCGTCGAAGGGGCACCGATCGCCTACGACAAGGCCCTCACCTTCGCGAGCCTCGCCGTGGCGATCGTGATGGTCGGCATCGGCATTTTCATTGTCGGCTACCGCGGCGCGACGCGCATGGCGCTGATCACCGGCGGGACGATCACCGGCCTCGGCGTGGCCTCCATGCACTACCTCGGCATGGCCGGGATGCAGCTGCGGGGACAGTTCACGTACGACACGGTCACCGTGTCCCTCTCCGTGGTGATCGCGGTGGTGGCCGCGACGGCCTCGCTCTGGGCCGCCGTCTCCGTCCACGGCTTCGCGGCCAGCCTCGGCGCGAGCCTGGTCATGGGGGTGGCGGTGAGCGGAATGCACTACACCGGCATGGCCGCGCTCGATGTCCACCTGCATGCCGACGCCGGCTCGGGCGCCCCGGCCGGTGAAACCCCCGCCACCCTGATCGTCCCGATGCTGATCGGCCCCGCCTGTTTCCTGCTGCTGGCCGGGGTGGTCGTGATGTTCGACCCGCTGGTGGTCATGGGGGAGCCCGACCGGCACGACCCGCGGGGCGGCCGTGGCGCCCGCGACGGCGCCCGGCCCCGGACCATGCCCGTCCAGCGGCAGCGCGCGACCCATGAGACCCCCGCCCGCCGGGACACCAGGCCCCCGCGCCACCGCTGA
- a CDS encoding glycerophosphodiester phosphodiesterase has product MSVRTATASTAVATLLGAGALLLPASQTQAADRHDSPVVFAHRGASAYAPENTLAAVDAADDLGIDWVENDVQLTKDGELVVIHDTNLKRTTDAEQVYPDRAPWAVKDFTAAEIARLDAGSWFGTQFTGARVPTLKQYLHRVEKNRQKLLLEIKSPETYPGIEKATLRVLRHEGWLDRGHVRNKLIIQSFGGDSVKKVHELRPDITTGFLGTPAVADLPSYAAFTDQINPSYPTISADYVAAVHALKGAHGKRLRVNTWTVNDATNAAKVQGFGVDGIITNYPDVVRDATR; this is encoded by the coding sequence GTGTCCGTACGCACCGCAACTGCGTCCACCGCTGTCGCCACTCTGCTCGGCGCCGGTGCCCTGCTGCTTCCCGCCTCCCAGACACAGGCAGCCGACCGGCACGACAGCCCGGTCGTCTTCGCCCACCGGGGTGCCTCGGCCTACGCGCCGGAGAACACCCTGGCCGCCGTCGACGCCGCGGACGACCTGGGCATCGACTGGGTGGAGAACGATGTACAGCTCACCAAGGACGGTGAGCTGGTCGTCATTCACGACACCAACCTCAAGCGGACGACGGACGCCGAGCAGGTCTATCCCGACCGCGCCCCCTGGGCGGTCAAGGACTTCACCGCCGCCGAGATCGCCCGACTGGACGCGGGCAGCTGGTTCGGCACACAGTTCACGGGCGCCCGGGTGCCGACGCTCAAGCAGTATCTGCACCGGGTCGAGAAGAACCGCCAGAAGCTGCTGCTGGAGATCAAGAGCCCGGAGACGTACCCGGGCATCGAGAAGGCGACCCTGCGGGTGCTGCGGCACGAGGGCTGGCTCGACCGCGGCCACGTCCGGAACAAGCTGATCATCCAGAGCTTCGGCGGCGACAGCGTGAAGAAGGTGCACGAGCTCCGCCCCGACATCACCACCGGCTTCCTGGGCACCCCGGCGGTGGCCGATCTGCCGTCGTACGCGGCGTTCACCGACCAGATCAACCCCTCGTACCCGACGATCAGCGCGGACTACGTGGCGGCCGTGCACGCGCTGAAGGGCGCGCACGGCAAGCGGCTCCGGGTGAACACCTGGACCGTCAACGACGCGACGAACGCGGCCAAGGTCCAGGGTTTCGGGGTCGACGGCATCATCACCAACTACCCCGACGTCGTGCGCGACGCCACGCGCTGA
- a CDS encoding methylated-DNA--[protein]-cysteine S-methyltransferase, producing MNSDEQSVEWSVVPSGIGPLLLAATGTGLVSVVFHARPPVREKALGQLRTRLGAEPVQAPGSARLAEPIRQLAAYFTGGLKEFTLPLDWSLTSGFHREVLRELASGVPYGTVVGYGDLAARVGQPGAAQAVGAAMGSNPLPVVVPCHRVVESDGGLGGFGGGLETKRQLLALEGVLPQPLF from the coding sequence ATGAACAGCGACGAGCAGTCCGTGGAGTGGTCCGTCGTGCCCAGCGGCATCGGGCCGCTGTTGCTCGCCGCCACCGGCACGGGGCTGGTGAGCGTGGTCTTCCACGCCCGCCCCCCGGTACGGGAGAAGGCGCTCGGGCAGCTGCGGACGCGGCTCGGCGCGGAGCCGGTACAGGCCCCCGGCTCCGCGCGGCTCGCCGAGCCGATACGCCAGCTCGCGGCGTACTTCACGGGTGGGCTGAAGGAATTCACGCTCCCCCTGGACTGGTCGCTGACCTCGGGTTTCCACCGGGAGGTCCTCCGCGAGCTGGCGTCCGGCGTGCCGTACGGGACGGTCGTCGGGTACGGGGACCTGGCGGCGCGGGTCGGGCAGCCGGGGGCGGCGCAGGCCGTGGGGGCGGCCATGGGGTCCAACCCGCTGCCGGTCGTGGTGCCGTGCCACCGGGTGGTGGAGAGCGACGGCGGACTCGGCGGCTTCGGCGGCGGGCTGGAGACCAAGCGGCAGCTGCTCGCCCTGGAAGGGGTCCTCCCGCAGCCCTTGTTCTAG
- a CDS encoding MFS transporter: MLIASQILGGLGVPIGIALAPVLATEVSGSEALSGLAPTASVAGTALLSLPLAALMTSRGRRPGLVLAYLVGALGAGLVVLATVVESFPLLLLGMAGFGAGSSANLQARFAAADLAAPERRGRAISTVIWATTIGSVLGPNIAAPAGRLFRGTSVSETAGPFLIAAAIFLLAGLVVAVLLRPDPLLTARALAPGDDRSTGKRSLRTGIAAVRAAPMARLALVTVAVSHTAMVSIMVMTPVDLGRHGADIQLIGLVISGHIAGMYAFSPVMGWLSDRLGRLAVIGLAVGLLACAALLAGTAGARHGQTAAGLFVLGLGWSAGMIAGSALLTDSVPQAARAAVQGLSDLTMNTAAGIGGAAAGVIVAQWGYGLLNAIGACLLLPMAALALRRGLREG, encoded by the coding sequence GTGCTCATCGCCAGCCAGATACTCGGCGGCCTCGGTGTGCCCATCGGCATCGCCCTGGCCCCGGTCCTGGCCACGGAGGTGAGTGGCTCCGAAGCGCTGTCCGGTCTCGCCCCGACCGCCTCGGTGGCCGGTACGGCGCTGCTGTCCCTGCCGCTGGCCGCGCTGATGACCTCGCGGGGCCGCCGCCCCGGTCTGGTGCTCGCCTATCTGGTCGGTGCGCTCGGCGCGGGCCTGGTGGTGCTCGCGACCGTCGTGGAGAGCTTTCCGCTGCTGCTGCTCGGCATGGCCGGGTTCGGCGCGGGCTCGTCGGCCAATCTCCAGGCCCGGTTCGCCGCCGCGGATCTCGCGGCGCCGGAACGGCGGGGCCGGGCCATCTCCACCGTCATCTGGGCCACCACGATCGGTTCGGTGCTCGGCCCCAACATCGCGGCGCCCGCGGGCCGCCTCTTCCGCGGTACGTCCGTGTCCGAGACGGCGGGGCCGTTCCTCATCGCGGCCGCCATCTTCCTGCTCGCGGGCCTGGTGGTCGCGGTCCTGCTGCGCCCCGATCCCCTGCTCACCGCGCGGGCGCTGGCTCCGGGCGACGACCGCTCCACCGGGAAGCGTTCACTGCGTACCGGAATCGCCGCCGTCCGGGCCGCGCCGATGGCCCGGCTGGCGCTGGTGACCGTGGCCGTGTCGCACACCGCCATGGTTTCGATCATGGTCATGACCCCGGTGGACCTGGGACGGCACGGTGCGGACATCCAGCTGATCGGGCTGGTCATCAGCGGCCATATCGCGGGCATGTACGCGTTCTCGCCGGTGATGGGGTGGCTGTCCGACCGGCTCGGCCGGCTCGCCGTCATCGGTCTGGCGGTCGGCCTGCTCGCCTGCGCCGCGCTGCTGGCGGGCACCGCCGGTGCCCGCCACGGACAGACCGCCGCAGGGCTGTTCGTGCTCGGTCTCGGCTGGTCGGCGGGCATGATCGCCGGTTCGGCCCTGCTCACCGACTCCGTGCCGCAGGCGGCCCGCGCCGCCGTGCAGGGCCTGTCGGACCTGACCATGAACACGGCGGCGGGCATCGGCGGAGCCGCCGCCGGGGTGATCGTCGCCCAATGGGGCTACGGCCTGCTGAACGCGATCGGCGCCTGCCTGCTGCTGCCGATGGCCGCGCTCGCCCTTCGCCGCGGCCTGCGAGAGGGCTAG
- a CDS encoding cupin domain-containing protein produces MTTLDQAPASFAVHIPDAELEPEPLDPAQIVSGDPVVTGKVLWESGDGKQVRGIWQITPGVVTDTEADELFVVVSGRATVVVDGGATLEIGPGDACVLREGDRTTWTVHETLRKAYHISL; encoded by the coding sequence ATGACAACACTTGATCAAGCTCCTGCCTCCTTCGCCGTGCACATTCCGGACGCCGAACTGGAGCCGGAACCCCTGGATCCGGCACAGATCGTCTCCGGGGACCCCGTGGTGACGGGGAAGGTGCTGTGGGAGTCCGGGGACGGCAAGCAGGTGCGCGGGATCTGGCAGATCACGCCCGGAGTGGTCACCGACACCGAGGCCGACGAACTGTTCGTGGTCGTCAGCGGGCGGGCGACGGTCGTGGTCGACGGCGGCGCGACGCTGGAGATCGGGCCGGGGGACGCCTGCGTGCTGCGGGAGGGCGACCGTACGACGTGGACGGTGCACGAGACGCTGCGCAAGGCGTACCACATCAGCCTCTGA
- a CDS encoding pseudouridine-5'-phosphate glycosidase: protein MPQNASERTPEHTPGPTRGDTRRYAPVLSDEVGAAIAARRPVVALESTIIAHGLPRPRNLLVARELEELVRSSGAVPATVAVLDGRAHVGLDKTGLERVAGDPAIRKLGHRDLAPALAAGTSGATTVSATAFLAARAGLRVFATGGLGGVHREWTRSQDESADLRLLARTGITVVCAGVKSILDVPATLQRLETLGVGVLGYGTGYFPGFYLSSSGEPVDWTVRTPEEVAEVMRAREALGGPESALIVANPVPEEDQLDPATHDRVLAEALDACRERGIVGQAVTPFLLDQLMRRTQGASLEANLAAVRGNVRLAARIAAAAVR from the coding sequence ATGCCACAGAACGCATCGGAGCGGACACCCGAGCACACCCCCGGCCCCACGCGGGGCGACACCCGGCGCTACGCACCGGTGCTGTCCGACGAAGTGGGCGCGGCCATCGCCGCCCGGCGCCCGGTCGTCGCCCTGGAGTCGACGATCATCGCGCACGGCCTGCCGCGTCCCCGCAATCTTCTGGTCGCCAGGGAACTGGAGGAGCTCGTCCGCTCCTCGGGGGCCGTCCCCGCCACCGTCGCCGTGCTGGACGGCCGGGCCCATGTGGGCCTGGACAAGACGGGGTTGGAGCGGGTCGCCGGTGACCCGGCGATACGGAAGCTGGGCCACCGGGACCTCGCGCCCGCCCTGGCGGCGGGCACGAGCGGGGCGACGACGGTGTCCGCGACGGCCTTCCTCGCGGCCCGCGCGGGTCTGCGCGTCTTCGCCACCGGCGGCCTCGGCGGAGTGCACCGGGAATGGACGCGGAGCCAGGACGAGTCGGCGGACCTGCGGCTGCTCGCGCGTACCGGCATCACCGTGGTGTGCGCGGGAGTGAAGTCGATCCTCGACGTCCCGGCCACCCTCCAGCGCCTGGAGACCCTGGGAGTCGGAGTGCTCGGCTACGGCACCGGGTATTTCCCCGGCTTCTACCTCAGCAGTTCGGGCGAGCCGGTCGACTGGACGGTGCGTACGCCCGAGGAGGTGGCGGAGGTGATGCGGGCGCGCGAGGCGCTCGGCGGACCGGAATCCGCGTTGATCGTCGCCAACCCCGTACCGGAGGAGGACCAGTTGGATCCCGCGACGCACGACCGGGTGCTGGCCGAGGCACTGGACGCGTGCCGGGAGCGCGGCATCGTGGGGCAGGCCGTCACACCGTTCCTGCTGGACCAGCTGATGCGGCGGACCCAAGGTGCTTCACTGGAGGCCAACTTGGCCGCGGTACGCGGAAACGTGCGGCTCGCGGCACGGATCGCAGCGGCGGCCGTACGGTGA
- a CDS encoding carbohydrate kinase family protein: MTEAGDRSPSGGLLVVGEVVTDIVARHASALVHGTDTAARISTLPGGAGANAACWAARSGCRDVTLLARAGAGSVSWHRESLERAGVRPLLAVDAETPTATVIALVDRAAERTCLTDSGAVLRLRPDDFSPSMLDGIAHLHISGYLLFGATSRATALLAAGAARQRNIPVSVDPASAGFLAGLGVDRFLEFTEGTDLLLPNADEARMLTGLPEPADAAAKLSRQFPQVVVTLGDRGALLAAEGAVTGHVAAVPVRDPVDSTGAGDAFTGGFLAARLAGADDASAAAAGCRAGAEAVATVGGRPPA, translated from the coding sequence GTGACGGAGGCGGGCGACCGCTCCCCGTCCGGCGGGCTCCTCGTCGTCGGCGAGGTGGTCACGGACATCGTGGCCCGGCACGCGTCGGCGCTCGTCCACGGCACGGACACGGCAGCACGGATCAGCACACTGCCGGGCGGCGCGGGCGCCAACGCGGCGTGCTGGGCGGCCCGTTCCGGCTGCCGGGACGTCACCCTGCTGGCCCGCGCGGGCGCCGGTTCCGTGAGCTGGCACCGGGAGTCCCTGGAGCGGGCGGGCGTACGTCCGCTGCTGGCCGTGGACGCCGAGACACCCACCGCGACGGTCATCGCACTGGTGGACCGGGCCGCCGAGCGCACGTGCCTCACCGACAGCGGCGCGGTACTGCGCCTGCGCCCCGACGACTTCTCGCCCTCGATGCTCGACGGCATCGCCCACCTCCACATCTCCGGCTATCTCCTGTTCGGCGCGACGAGCCGCGCGACGGCCCTGCTCGCGGCCGGGGCGGCCCGGCAGCGGAACATCCCGGTGAGCGTGGACCCCGCCTCCGCGGGATTTCTGGCCGGCCTCGGCGTCGACCGGTTCCTGGAGTTCACCGAGGGGACCGACCTGTTGCTGCCCAACGCGGACGAGGCCAGGATGCTGACCGGTCTGCCCGAACCCGCCGACGCGGCGGCCAAGTTGAGCCGGCAGTTCCCCCAGGTCGTCGTCACCCTCGGCGACCGGGGCGCCCTGCTGGCCGCCGAGGGGGCGGTGACCGGCCACGTCGCCGCCGTGCCGGTCCGCGATCCGGTCGACTCGACGGGGGCGGGTGACGCGTTCACCGGCGGCTTCCTCGCGGCCCGCCTCGCCGGGGCGGACGACGCGTCGGCAGCGGCGGCGGGCTGCCGGGCGGGGGCCGAGGCGGTCGCGACGGTCGGCGGCAGACCCCCCGCTTAG
- a CDS encoding uridine kinase → MRLEAITWDGLADALSAHIDGLTPADGGAWLKAGIDGAPAARTGELADRVAQRLRVRGRAVLTVATEGFLRPASLRYEYGKEDPDSYTDGWFDTGALWREVFGPLEAGGRGRVLPDLWDPVTDRATRSPYRTLPEGGVVLVHGPLLLGRWFPFDLSVHLRLSPGALLRRTEEADRWTLPAFARHEDEVAPTGHADVVVRADDPRHPAWSGLRTGG, encoded by the coding sequence GTGCGACTCGAAGCGATCACCTGGGACGGGCTGGCCGATGCCCTGTCCGCGCACATCGACGGCCTGACGCCGGCGGACGGTGGCGCCTGGCTCAAGGCCGGCATCGACGGCGCCCCGGCCGCCCGTACCGGCGAACTGGCCGACCGTGTCGCCCAGCGGCTGCGGGTGCGCGGCCGTGCGGTGCTCACCGTCGCGACCGAGGGGTTCCTGCGTCCGGCGAGCCTTCGGTACGAGTACGGCAAGGAGGACCCCGACTCGTACACCGACGGCTGGTTCGACACGGGCGCGCTGTGGCGCGAGGTGTTCGGGCCACTGGAGGCGGGCGGCAGAGGAAGGGTGCTGCCGGACCTGTGGGACCCGGTGACGGACCGGGCCACCAGGAGCCCGTACCGGACGCTGCCGGAGGGCGGGGTGGTGCTCGTGCACGGGCCGCTGCTGCTGGGGCGCTGGTTCCCGTTCGACCTGAGTGTCCACCTGCGGCTCTCGCCGGGGGCTCTGCTGCGGCGCACCGAGGAGGCGGACCGGTGGACGCTGCCCGCCTTCGCCCGTCACGAGGACGAGGTGGCGCCCACCGGGCATGCCGATGTGGTCGTACGGGCCGATGACCCACGGCATCCTGCCTGGTCGGGGCTGAGGACCGGGGGCTGA
- a CDS encoding winged helix-turn-helix transcriptional regulator has translation MPRQQQQAARPVRRRSYDQFCAAARALDSVGDRWTLLIVRELLAGPRRYTDLHADLPGVSTDVLASRLKDMEQSGLAVRRRLPPPAAASVYELTGRGRGLLPVLAALAEWGAPALDERRPTDAVRAHWFALPLLRALEGLTHAGVVEVHLDEGEFHVRTGRGPGAGSERRAADGEVEDVYGYGPAERPDVRIALDAELCLALGRGEATVLEAVADGRIEVVGEGPLAAELRGE, from the coding sequence ATGCCACGTCAGCAGCAGCAAGCAGCACGCCCCGTCCGCCGCCGGAGCTACGACCAGTTCTGCGCCGCCGCCCGCGCCCTCGACTCCGTCGGCGACCGGTGGACCCTGCTGATCGTCCGTGAACTGCTGGCGGGCCCCCGCCGCTACACCGATCTCCACGCCGACCTGCCCGGCGTCAGCACCGACGTCCTGGCCTCCCGCCTCAAGGACATGGAGCAGAGCGGCCTCGCCGTACGCCGCCGGCTCCCGCCCCCGGCCGCCGCGTCCGTGTACGAGCTCACCGGGCGCGGCCGGGGCCTGCTGCCCGTCCTGGCCGCGCTCGCCGAGTGGGGGGCGCCCGCGCTGGACGAGCGGCGACCCACCGACGCGGTACGGGCGCACTGGTTCGCACTGCCGCTGCTGCGCGCCCTGGAGGGCCTGACGCACGCCGGAGTCGTCGAAGTTCACCTGGACGAGGGCGAGTTCCATGTCCGTACGGGAAGGGGGCCGGGGGCCGGTTCGGAGCGGAGGGCGGCGGACGGGGAAGTGGAGGACGTGTACGGATACGGTCCCGCCGAGCGCCCCGACGTCCGGATCGCCCTCGACGCCGAGTTGTGTCTGGCGCTCGGCCGGGGGGAGGCGACCGTCCTGGAGGCGGTCGCGGACGGCCGGATCGAGGTGGTGGGCGAAGGACCGCTCGCCGCCGAACTGCGCGGTGAATGA